One Acropora palmata chromosome 2, jaAcrPala1.3, whole genome shotgun sequence genomic window carries:
- the LOC141874316 gene encoding exocyst complex component 6B-like isoform X1, producing the protein MTAEPAVSSSHVEHLLAEIESSDGLLGPTLRAVYDGEQHGEFMDKLEERIRVHDKDIERMCNYHYQGFIESVNELLKVRGEARKLKMRVKEVNEVMQESGRELASKCENLIQCRTTQRNIVSAIETLSVCLPVLEMYAKLKDQMKNRRYYPALKTLEQLEHTYLPRIKRFRFAEIMQESIPVLREHIKEASLAELRDFLEKIRKVSEKLGSIAMNQAIQKNNLTLVSGISLKKKGEDEELDKSPQDLVDFSPVYKCLYIFTVVGERETFEIYYRKQRRKQARLALELSHGTRDGNLESYKAYFHQIVGFFVVEDIILHTTKELVTRSTVDDLWEMAAAKIAPVLLTCTQSAYCEDPSLLIKIKELIVWFCHTLSGFGFNVKKIFDVLLEMRHQYNEILSKDWEAIFKNIFDEDNYTPILCEDESQYSTILKEFPFEDSELQGSFPRHLPFSEGMIKVYKEVKHYIDSCLKFNENLNVSQTEIGDSVRKSTNLLLTRTLNVCITSLIRKQEVSIPQLVQMSINTIHLEAACVHLEEYVSGTTGTSSEITNVSRVYGLSTFKDVRAEAEQQVYERLNMKIAEFLDLANYNWAPDSTRLHASSYLVDLLDYLQTTFLNFSTLPGNVAQTACMSSCKYLATKLREMLLDDEVKQMNASGLKAFNQDLRKCEEFANSNPVEGINEGILQMTFLELRQLIDLLLNEDWSTYFADHGSTSSKYSRVNPYVVAKLLEKMKDPGKKRMITLKKSERDRKKLNESILKKLKTLDAEVAGASIVS; encoded by the exons ATGACAGCAGAACCAGCAGTCTCAAGTTCTCACGTGGAGCACCTTTTGGCGGAGATTGAATCAAGTGACGGTCTGCTTGGACCAACTTTAAG AGCTGTCTACGATGGAGAACAACATGGTGAGTTTATGGACAAGCTGGAGGAGCGTATACGAGTTCATGACAAGGATATCGAACGGATGTGCAACTACCACTATCAAGGTTTTATTGAATCCGTAAACGAGTTGCTGAAAGTGCGTGGGGAAGCGCGGAAGCTTAAG ATGAGGGTCAAAGAAGTGAATGAAGTAATGCAGGAATCAGGACGTGAA CTTGCCAGCAAGTGTGAAAATTTAATCCAGTGTCGGACAACTCAAAGAAATATTGTGTCTGCAATAGAAACCCTCAGTGTTTGTTTGCCAG TCTTAGAGATGTATGCAAAACTTAAGGACCAGATGAAAAACAGAAG ATATTACCCTGCCCTTAAGACACTGGAACAATTGGAGCACACTTACTTACCTAGAATAAAACG ATTTCGATTCGCAGAGATCATGCAGGAAAGTATTCCTGTTTTACGGGAGCATATCAAAGAGGCATCTCTGGCTGAGCTGAGG GATTTTCTCGAGAAAATCAGGAAGGTCTCTGAGAAGCTGGGTTCCATTGCTATGAATCAG GCGATACAAAAGAATAACTTAACACTGGTGTCTGGTATTAGTTTAAAGAAGAAGGGAGAAGATGAA GAATTGGACAAGTCTCCCCAAGACCTAGTGGATTTCTCTCCCGTGTACAAGTGCCTGTACATCTTTACAGTTGTT GGAGAAAGGGAAACCTTTGAAATCTACTACCGCAAGCAAAGGAGAAAACAGGCGCGGCTTGCCTTGGAGCTTAGTCATGGAACAAGG gATGGAAACCTGGAGTCTTACAAAGCTTATTTTCACCAGATTGTTGG gttttttgttgttgaagaTATAATTCTTCACACAACCAAGGAGTTGGTGACAAG GTCAACAGTTGATGATCTTTGGGAAATGGCAGCTGCAAAGATTGCTCCCGTACTTTTGACATGTACACAATCG GCTTATTGTGAAGATCCATCTCTTCTCATAAAAATAAAGGAGCTCATTGTATGGTTCTGTCACACTTTGTCG GGTTTCGGTTTTAATGTCAAGAAAATTTTTGATGTCCTTCTTGAAATGAG ACATCAGTACAATGAAATTTTGTCCAAAGATTGGGAAGCTATATTCAA GAACATTTTTGATGAAGATAATTATACACCAATACTCTGCGAAGATGAAAGTCAATACAGTACTATTTTGAAGGAGTTTCCCTTTGAGGATTCAGAACTCCAG GGATCTTTTCCCAGGCATTTGCCGTTTTCTGAGGGCATGATTAAAGTTTACAAAGAg GTCAAGCATTACATCGATTCATGCTTAAAATTCAACGAAAACCTCAATGTCAG TCAAACAGAGATTGGAGATTCAGTACGGAAGTCAACAAATTTGCTTCTAACCCGAACGCTGAATG TTTGCATCACCTCGCTCATCAGGAAACAGGAGGTTTCAATTCCTcag TTGGTGCAGATGTCTATCAACACTATTCACTTGGAAGCTGCATGCGTTCATCTTGAGGAATACGTCAGTGGTACCACAGg cACCTCAAGTGAGATTACCAACGTTTCTCGTGTCTACGGCTTGTCGACCTTTAAG GATGTGCGCGCCGAGGCAGAGCAGCAAGTATACGAAAGACTCAACATGAAAATAGCGGAGTTTTTAGATTTAG CGAATTACAACTGGGCTCCTGACAGCACGAGGTTACATGCCAGCAGTTATTTAGTCGATTTATTGGATTATCTTCAGACCACTTTTCTAAATTTCTCAACATTACCG GGAAACGTGGCTCAGACAGCTTGCATGTCGTCTTGTAAATACCTGGCCACCAAGCTCAGAGAGATGCTGTTGGATGATGAG GTAAAACAGATGAATGCTTCTGGTCTCAAAGCTTTTAACCAGGATCTTCGAAAATGTGAAG agttTGCGAACTCGAATCCGGTGGAAGGGATAAATGAGGGAATATTGCAGATGACCTTTCTTGAACTAAGACAG CTTATAGATTTACTGTTAAACGAAGACTGGTCCACGTATTTTGCTGATCATGGTTCCACGTCCAGTAAATACAGTCGTGTCAACCCTTATGTGGTAGCAAAACTCCTTGAAAA GATGAAGGACCCGGGGAAAAAGAGAATGATAACGCTGAAGAAATCTGAGCGTGACCGCAAAAAACTCAACGAGTCAATCCTGAAGAAACTCAAGACGCTGGATGCAGAAGTGGCGGGCGCGTCAATCGTCTCGTGA
- the LOC141874316 gene encoding exocyst complex component 6B-like isoform X2 yields the protein MTAEPAVSSSHVEHLLAEIESSDGLLGPTLRAVYDGEQHGEFMDKLEERIRVHDKDIERMCNYHYQGFIESVNELLKVRGEARKLKLASKCENLIQCRTTQRNIVSAIETLSVCLPVLEMYAKLKDQMKNRRYYPALKTLEQLEHTYLPRIKRFRFAEIMQESIPVLREHIKEASLAELRDFLEKIRKVSEKLGSIAMNQAIQKNNLTLVSGISLKKKGEDEELDKSPQDLVDFSPVYKCLYIFTVVGERETFEIYYRKQRRKQARLALELSHGTRDGNLESYKAYFHQIVGFFVVEDIILHTTKELVTRSTVDDLWEMAAAKIAPVLLTCTQSAYCEDPSLLIKIKELIVWFCHTLSGFGFNVKKIFDVLLEMRHQYNEILSKDWEAIFKNIFDEDNYTPILCEDESQYSTILKEFPFEDSELQGSFPRHLPFSEGMIKVYKEVKHYIDSCLKFNENLNVSQTEIGDSVRKSTNLLLTRTLNVCITSLIRKQEVSIPQLVQMSINTIHLEAACVHLEEYVSGTTGTSSEITNVSRVYGLSTFKDVRAEAEQQVYERLNMKIAEFLDLANYNWAPDSTRLHASSYLVDLLDYLQTTFLNFSTLPGNVAQTACMSSCKYLATKLREMLLDDEVKQMNASGLKAFNQDLRKCEEFANSNPVEGINEGILQMTFLELRQLIDLLLNEDWSTYFADHGSTSSKYSRVNPYVVAKLLEKMKDPGKKRMITLKKSERDRKKLNESILKKLKTLDAEVAGASIVS from the exons ATGACAGCAGAACCAGCAGTCTCAAGTTCTCACGTGGAGCACCTTTTGGCGGAGATTGAATCAAGTGACGGTCTGCTTGGACCAACTTTAAG AGCTGTCTACGATGGAGAACAACATGGTGAGTTTATGGACAAGCTGGAGGAGCGTATACGAGTTCATGACAAGGATATCGAACGGATGTGCAACTACCACTATCAAGGTTTTATTGAATCCGTAAACGAGTTGCTGAAAGTGCGTGGGGAAGCGCGGAAGCTTAAG CTTGCCAGCAAGTGTGAAAATTTAATCCAGTGTCGGACAACTCAAAGAAATATTGTGTCTGCAATAGAAACCCTCAGTGTTTGTTTGCCAG TCTTAGAGATGTATGCAAAACTTAAGGACCAGATGAAAAACAGAAG ATATTACCCTGCCCTTAAGACACTGGAACAATTGGAGCACACTTACTTACCTAGAATAAAACG ATTTCGATTCGCAGAGATCATGCAGGAAAGTATTCCTGTTTTACGGGAGCATATCAAAGAGGCATCTCTGGCTGAGCTGAGG GATTTTCTCGAGAAAATCAGGAAGGTCTCTGAGAAGCTGGGTTCCATTGCTATGAATCAG GCGATACAAAAGAATAACTTAACACTGGTGTCTGGTATTAGTTTAAAGAAGAAGGGAGAAGATGAA GAATTGGACAAGTCTCCCCAAGACCTAGTGGATTTCTCTCCCGTGTACAAGTGCCTGTACATCTTTACAGTTGTT GGAGAAAGGGAAACCTTTGAAATCTACTACCGCAAGCAAAGGAGAAAACAGGCGCGGCTTGCCTTGGAGCTTAGTCATGGAACAAGG gATGGAAACCTGGAGTCTTACAAAGCTTATTTTCACCAGATTGTTGG gttttttgttgttgaagaTATAATTCTTCACACAACCAAGGAGTTGGTGACAAG GTCAACAGTTGATGATCTTTGGGAAATGGCAGCTGCAAAGATTGCTCCCGTACTTTTGACATGTACACAATCG GCTTATTGTGAAGATCCATCTCTTCTCATAAAAATAAAGGAGCTCATTGTATGGTTCTGTCACACTTTGTCG GGTTTCGGTTTTAATGTCAAGAAAATTTTTGATGTCCTTCTTGAAATGAG ACATCAGTACAATGAAATTTTGTCCAAAGATTGGGAAGCTATATTCAA GAACATTTTTGATGAAGATAATTATACACCAATACTCTGCGAAGATGAAAGTCAATACAGTACTATTTTGAAGGAGTTTCCCTTTGAGGATTCAGAACTCCAG GGATCTTTTCCCAGGCATTTGCCGTTTTCTGAGGGCATGATTAAAGTTTACAAAGAg GTCAAGCATTACATCGATTCATGCTTAAAATTCAACGAAAACCTCAATGTCAG TCAAACAGAGATTGGAGATTCAGTACGGAAGTCAACAAATTTGCTTCTAACCCGAACGCTGAATG TTTGCATCACCTCGCTCATCAGGAAACAGGAGGTTTCAATTCCTcag TTGGTGCAGATGTCTATCAACACTATTCACTTGGAAGCTGCATGCGTTCATCTTGAGGAATACGTCAGTGGTACCACAGg cACCTCAAGTGAGATTACCAACGTTTCTCGTGTCTACGGCTTGTCGACCTTTAAG GATGTGCGCGCCGAGGCAGAGCAGCAAGTATACGAAAGACTCAACATGAAAATAGCGGAGTTTTTAGATTTAG CGAATTACAACTGGGCTCCTGACAGCACGAGGTTACATGCCAGCAGTTATTTAGTCGATTTATTGGATTATCTTCAGACCACTTTTCTAAATTTCTCAACATTACCG GGAAACGTGGCTCAGACAGCTTGCATGTCGTCTTGTAAATACCTGGCCACCAAGCTCAGAGAGATGCTGTTGGATGATGAG GTAAAACAGATGAATGCTTCTGGTCTCAAAGCTTTTAACCAGGATCTTCGAAAATGTGAAG agttTGCGAACTCGAATCCGGTGGAAGGGATAAATGAGGGAATATTGCAGATGACCTTTCTTGAACTAAGACAG CTTATAGATTTACTGTTAAACGAAGACTGGTCCACGTATTTTGCTGATCATGGTTCCACGTCCAGTAAATACAGTCGTGTCAACCCTTATGTGGTAGCAAAACTCCTTGAAAA GATGAAGGACCCGGGGAAAAAGAGAATGATAACGCTGAAGAAATCTGAGCGTGACCGCAAAAAACTCAACGAGTCAATCCTGAAGAAACTCAAGACGCTGGATGCAGAAGTGGCGGGCGCGTCAATCGTCTCGTGA